A genomic segment from Gossypium hirsutum isolate 1008001.06 chromosome D04, Gossypium_hirsutum_v2.1, whole genome shotgun sequence encodes:
- the LOC107899328 gene encoding uncharacterized protein — protein sequence MKMITCDRATYDAVVMAHKKYEPFLNKSIDHYDEIALVVGKDMATGSFAKTFADIHLDDGNKDSVPIDCDNEETEKVRKKYLHLAYPNVKEKMFKKVSLMNKLNLRVNNLANLLMLWNNFLWIRHHSFTKK from the exons atgaaaatgatcacatgtgatagagcgacatatgatgcagtagtgatg gcacacaagaagtatgaaccatttttgaataaaagcattgatcattatgatgaaatcgctttggttgttggcaaagatatggcaacaggGAGTTTTGCCAAAACATTTGCTGACATACATTTGGATGATGGTAACAAAGATTCAGTGCCTATAGATTGCGACAATGAAGAGACTGAAAAGGTAAGAAAAAAGTATCTTCATCTGGCAtatccaaacgtaaaagaaaaaatgttcaagaaagtgtcgttgatgaacaaattaaatttgcgggtgaacaacttggcaaatttgctaatgctttggaacaatttCCTGTGGATAAGACACCACAGCTTTACGAAGAAGTGA